Proteins co-encoded in one Halorussus vallis genomic window:
- a CDS encoding bacterio-opsin activator domain-containing protein produces MTTIAEVEVPAETTVLADTFERFPDIEVRMEHVVGTEQGEVMPFVWVSGVAGEDVEAALREDPTATDVRKVDEQDESYLYKVTFVDGMHILSEIIFEHDGTILEVAGSDSTWRLLLRFPERTDFADAYDKFEEYDFRPSLYDIHRLDIDSGSPRGLTAEQYEILNIAHEMGHYDVPRETTLEAVANQLDISRQAASERLRRAHKSVVDDYLSSNSNGSE; encoded by the coding sequence ATGACGACTATCGCGGAGGTGGAAGTGCCCGCGGAGACGACGGTTCTCGCGGATACGTTCGAGCGGTTCCCCGACATCGAGGTCCGGATGGAGCACGTCGTCGGGACCGAACAAGGGGAGGTGATGCCCTTCGTCTGGGTGTCCGGCGTCGCCGGCGAGGACGTCGAGGCGGCGCTGCGCGAGGACCCGACCGCGACGGACGTACGGAAGGTCGACGAACAGGACGAATCGTACCTCTACAAGGTCACCTTCGTCGACGGGATGCACATCCTCTCGGAGATCATCTTCGAGCACGACGGCACCATCCTCGAAGTGGCGGGGAGCGACTCGACGTGGCGGTTGCTACTCCGATTCCCCGAGCGCACGGACTTCGCCGACGCCTACGACAAGTTCGAGGAGTACGACTTTCGGCCGTCGCTGTACGACATCCACCGACTCGACATCGACTCGGGAAGCCCCCGGGGACTCACCGCCGAACAGTACGAGATTCTGAACATCGCCCACGAGATGGGACACTACGACGTCCCCCGGGAGACGACCCTGGAGGCGGTCGCCAACCAACTGGATATCTCCCGACAGGCCGCCTCCGAGCGCCTGCGCCGCGCCCACAAGTCGGTCGTCGACGACTACCTGTCGAGCAACTCGAACGGCAGTGAGTGA
- a CDS encoding multiprotein bridging factor aMBF1, which yields MVQCEMCGAETGSPKTIKVEGAELDVCDNCADFGTEVKTQSDSGSTSTKYSTSSSSSSSSSSASSGSTSGGSSRSRRNDMFDDMDEVAQDYDDRIRRARENAGLSQEDLANELNEKASLIRKLERGDILPSDEVQQKLERKLDISLTAGGSTDDEEWSGGSSTGEYTLGDVVKRKD from the coding sequence ATGGTTCAGTGTGAGATGTGCGGTGCCGAGACGGGCTCGCCCAAGACCATCAAGGTCGAGGGAGCCGAGTTGGACGTCTGCGACAACTGTGCCGACTTCGGCACCGAGGTGAAGACCCAGAGCGATTCCGGGTCCACGTCCACCAAGTACTCGACGTCGTCCTCGTCGTCGAGCAGTTCCTCCTCCGCCTCGTCGGGGTCGACCTCGGGCGGGTCGTCGCGCTCCCGGCGCAACGACATGTTCGACGACATGGACGAGGTCGCCCAGGACTACGACGACCGCATCCGGCGGGCCCGCGAGAACGCGGGACTCAGCCAGGAGGACCTCGCGAACGAACTCAACGAGAAGGCGAGCCTCATCCGGAAACTGGAGCGGGGCGACATCTTGCCGAGCGACGAGGTTCAGCAGAAGCTCGAGCGCAAACTCGACATCTCGCTGACGGCAGGCGGTTCGACCGACGACGAGGAGTGGAGCGGCGGCAGTTCGACCGGCGAGTACACGCTGGGCGACGTGGTAAAGCGCAAGGACTGA
- a CDS encoding CDP-alcohol phosphatidyltransferase family protein — MTLDQLRPVADRLLRPFVSVSTRLGLTPDAVSVVAFALAVGAGAAFYVATPAAYLAGAVLVFLNGWLDLLDGALARELGTDSKAGDLLDHVLDRYADIVVIAGLAAGIDRYALGLAAVTGVLMTSYLGTQAQAVDLDRVYGGLLGRADRLALMGATGVLAAVVTESVAGLPPVGWLLVVFAVVGHVTALQRFYYAWRALA; from the coding sequence ATGACCCTCGATCAACTCCGCCCGGTCGCGGACCGCCTGCTCCGGCCGTTCGTCAGCGTCTCGACGAGGCTCGGCCTGACCCCCGACGCGGTGAGCGTCGTCGCGTTCGCGCTGGCGGTCGGCGCGGGCGCGGCCTTCTACGTCGCGACCCCCGCCGCCTACCTCGCGGGCGCGGTGCTGGTTTTCCTGAACGGATGGCTCGACCTGCTCGACGGCGCGCTCGCCCGCGAACTCGGCACCGACTCGAAGGCCGGCGACCTGCTCGACCACGTGCTCGACCGGTACGCCGACATCGTCGTCATCGCGGGTCTTGCCGCCGGAATCGACCGGTACGCCCTCGGCCTCGCGGCCGTGACGGGCGTGCTGATGACCTCGTATCTCGGCACACAGGCCCAGGCGGTCGACCTCGACCGGGTCTACGGCGGCCTGCTGGGCCGGGCCGACCGCCTCGCGCTGATGGGCGCGACCGGCGTCCTCGCGGCGGTGGTGACCGAGTCCGTGGCGGGGCTCCCGCCGGTCGGGTGGCTCCTCGTCGTCTTCGCGGTCGTCGGACACGTCACCGCACTCCAGCGGTTCTACTACGCCTGGCGCGCCCTCGCGTGA
- a CDS encoding adenylate kinase family protein produces MRVVVTGTPGTGKTTAVERLEAEFGDDLESALGPDFSVVHLNDLIREEGLWDERDAERDSLVADLDAVGERLADRDGVLVESHLAHHLDADKVVVLRCRPDELERRLTDRGESEAKARENAESEALDVILSEAVDAHGVDRVYEVETTDRSPEAVAEEIAAVLAGEREPSAGTVDYLDYL; encoded by the coding sequence GTGAGGGTCGTCGTCACCGGCACGCCCGGCACGGGCAAGACCACCGCGGTCGAGCGCCTCGAAGCCGAGTTCGGCGACGACCTCGAATCGGCGCTCGGCCCCGACTTCTCGGTCGTCCACCTCAACGACCTGATTCGCGAGGAGGGGCTGTGGGACGAACGCGACGCCGAGCGCGACAGCCTCGTCGCCGACCTCGACGCGGTCGGCGAGCGACTCGCCGACCGCGACGGCGTGCTCGTGGAGTCGCACCTCGCCCACCACCTCGACGCGGACAAAGTCGTCGTGCTCCGCTGTCGCCCGGATGAACTGGAGCGGCGACTCACCGACCGCGGCGAATCCGAGGCCAAGGCGCGGGAGAACGCAGAGAGCGAGGCGCTCGACGTGATTCTCTCGGAGGCCGTCGACGCTCACGGCGTCGACCGCGTCTACGAGGTGGAGACGACCGACCGGTCGCCGGAGGCGGTCGCCGAGGAGATCGCGGCGGTCCTCGCCGGCGAGCGCGAACCGAGCGCCGGGACGGTCGACTACCTCGACTACCTATGA
- the hisC gene encoding histidinol-phosphate transaminase encodes MEPRDLSAHAVYQAGRGIEEVARELGVDPDDLVKLASNENPFGPSPAAVKAIREAAGSAHSYPKSSHTDLTAKLADRWDVAPEQVWLANGGDGVLDYLARAMLEPGDRVLVPTPGFAYYGMSARFHHGEVAEYELSKGDDFALDAETVLSAYGGRESDDSRPRRTSAESDGGERIVYLTSPHNPSGGRFDLDAVESIAEETDERTLVLVDEAYGEFADGPSAVELARDRDDVAVLRTFSKVYGLAGVRLGYGIVPAEWADAYARVNTPFAASEIACRAGLAALDDDEHARKTVETAEWAREYIYEHLDAPTWQSHGNFVLAEVGDAAGVADELQRRGVIVRDCTSFGLPECVRITCGTEVETRKAVAELNEVLSS; translated from the coding sequence ATGGAACCACGGGACCTCTCCGCGCACGCGGTGTACCAGGCCGGGCGGGGCATCGAGGAGGTCGCCCGCGAACTCGGGGTGGACCCCGACGACCTCGTGAAACTCGCCTCGAACGAGAACCCGTTCGGTCCCTCGCCGGCGGCGGTCAAGGCCATCCGGGAGGCGGCCGGGTCGGCCCACTCCTACCCGAAGTCCTCTCACACCGACCTGACCGCGAAGCTCGCCGACCGCTGGGACGTCGCGCCCGAGCAGGTCTGGCTGGCCAACGGCGGCGACGGCGTCCTCGACTACCTCGCCCGCGCGATGCTCGAACCGGGCGACCGGGTGCTCGTGCCGACGCCCGGGTTCGCCTACTACGGGATGAGCGCGCGCTTCCACCACGGCGAGGTCGCCGAGTACGAACTCTCGAAGGGCGACGACTTCGCGCTCGACGCCGAGACGGTGCTCTCGGCCTACGGCGGTCGAGAATCGGACGATTCTCGACCTCGTCGGACTTCGGCTGAGTCCGACGGTGGCGAGCGAATCGTCTACCTGACGAGCCCCCACAACCCCTCCGGCGGCCGGTTCGACCTCGACGCGGTCGAATCGATCGCCGAGGAAACCGACGAGCGGACGCTGGTGCTGGTCGACGAAGCGTACGGCGAGTTCGCCGACGGGCCGAGCGCGGTCGAACTCGCGCGGGACCGCGACGACGTCGCGGTCCTGCGTACCTTCTCGAAGGTGTACGGCCTCGCGGGCGTCCGCCTCGGATACGGCATCGTCCCCGCGGAGTGGGCCGACGCCTACGCCCGCGTGAACACGCCGTTCGCCGCGAGCGAGATCGCCTGTCGAGCGGGCCTCGCGGCGCTCGACGACGACGAGCACGCCCGGAAGACCGTCGAAACCGCCGAATGGGCGCGCGAGTACATCTACGAGCACCTCGACGCCCCAACTTGGCAGAGCCACGGAAACTTCGTGCTCGCGGAGGTCGGCGACGCCGCGGGCGTCGCCGACGAACTCCAGCGCCGCGGGGTCATCGTCCGCGACTGCACCAGTTTCGGCCTGCCGGAGTGCGTTCGCATCACCTGCGGCACCGAGGTCGAGACGAGGAAGGCGGTCGCCGAACTCAACGAGGTGCTGTCGTCGTGA
- a CDS encoding NADH-quinone oxidoreductase subunit D produces MSETRKSDIDAGVDARPELERGEADAIEELLGDRVVRRESHLNTEGFVIRPDEVEEVLRTLRDDAGFDLLSTITAQEYRDRYESIYHLSKYDDRTQEVSVIVPADPENPVSESAADVYKTAEWHEREAYDLVGIEYDGHPDLRRILLPETWQGHPLALDYNQDKPQVVTLREHVNPLAESAKDSQSDTMFLNIGPHHPATHGVLHLKTVLDGEQVANVEPDIGYLHRCEEQMCQTKNYRHQIMPYPDRWDYAANMTNEWAYARVAEDLNDIEVPEYAKILRTLGVELSRIMGHMLAVGTFGLDIYGDFTAIFMYAMRDREIVQNILEDLTGQRMMFNYFRLGGVVWDLPEPREEFFEKIRNFLDGLPEHVEEYHDLMTSNEIFQERTVDTGVIDAETAKQYGCTGPVARASGIDYDVRRDDPYGYYDELDWDVITESYGDNYARFLVRMQEVEESAKMIGQCVDLLEDWPEDEREIQSNVPRTLKPEPDTEVYRAVEAAKGELGIYIRSDGTSQPARFKIRSPCFCNLHALEAMSEGEYVPDLIASLGSLDIVLGSVDR; encoded by the coding sequence ATGAGCGAGACACGCAAATCCGACATCGACGCGGGCGTCGACGCCCGACCGGAACTCGAGCGAGGGGAAGCGGACGCCATCGAGGAGCTCCTCGGCGACCGGGTGGTCCGGCGCGAGAGCCACCTCAACACCGAAGGGTTCGTGATTCGGCCGGACGAGGTGGAGGAGGTCCTGCGGACCCTCCGCGACGATGCGGGCTTCGACCTCCTGTCGACGATCACGGCCCAGGAGTACCGCGACCGCTACGAGAGCATCTATCACCTGAGCAAGTACGACGACCGGACGCAGGAGGTCAGCGTGATCGTACCCGCCGACCCGGAGAATCCGGTGAGCGAGTCGGCCGCGGACGTCTACAAGACCGCCGAGTGGCACGAGCGGGAGGCCTACGACCTGGTGGGCATCGAGTACGACGGTCATCCGGACCTGCGGCGCATCCTGCTGCCGGAGACGTGGCAGGGCCACCCGCTCGCGCTCGATTACAATCAGGACAAGCCCCAGGTCGTCACGCTCAGAGAGCACGTCAATCCCCTCGCCGAGAGCGCCAAGGACAGCCAGTCCGACACGATGTTCCTGAACATCGGGCCGCACCACCCGGCGACCCACGGCGTGCTCCACTTGAAGACCGTCCTCGACGGCGAGCAGGTCGCGAACGTCGAACCCGACATCGGCTACCTCCACCGCTGTGAGGAGCAGATGTGCCAGACCAAGAACTACCGCCACCAGATCATGCCGTACCCCGACCGGTGGGACTACGCGGCGAACATGACCAACGAGTGGGCGTACGCGCGGGTGGCCGAGGACCTGAACGACATCGAGGTGCCCGAGTACGCCAAAATCCTCCGGACGCTGGGGGTCGAACTCTCGCGCATCATGGGTCACATGCTCGCGGTCGGCACCTTCGGCCTCGACATCTACGGGGACTTCACGGCGATCTTCATGTACGCGATGCGCGACCGCGAGATCGTCCAGAACATCCTCGAAGACCTCACCGGCCAGCGGATGATGTTCAACTACTTCCGACTCGGCGGCGTGGTCTGGGACCTGCCCGAACCCCGCGAGGAGTTCTTCGAGAAGATACGGAACTTCCTCGACGGCCTCCCCGAGCACGTCGAGGAGTACCACGACCTGATGACGAGCAACGAGATCTTCCAGGAGCGGACGGTCGACACCGGCGTCATCGACGCCGAGACGGCCAAGCAGTACGGCTGTACCGGGCCGGTCGCCCGCGCATCGGGCATCGACTACGACGTCCGGCGCGACGACCCCTACGGCTACTACGACGAACTCGACTGGGACGTCATCACCGAATCCTACGGCGACAACTACGCCCGGTTCCTCGTCCGGATGCAGGAAGTCGAGGAGTCGGCGAAGATGATCGGCCAGTGCGTCGACCTGCTCGAAGACTGGCCGGAAGACGAGCGCGAGATTCAGAGCAACGTGCCCCGAACGCTCAAGCCCGAACCCGACACCGAGGTCTACCGCGCCGTCGAGGCCGCGAAGGGCGAACTCGGCATCTACATCCGAAGCGACGGGACCTCCCAACCGGCGCGGTTCAAGATTCGGAGTCCGTGCTTCTGCAACCTCCACGCGCTGGAGGCGATGTCGGAGGGCGAATACGTCCCCGACCTCATCGCGTCGCTGGGAAGCCTCGACATCGTGCTCGGGTCGGTGGACCGCTGA
- a CDS encoding TIGR03557 family F420-dependent LLM class oxidoreductase encodes MVEFGYTLSSEEHAPNDLVDHAVRAEEVGFDFVSISDHYHPWISQQGHAPYVWTTLGGVANATDEVDVGVGVTCPIIRYEPAILAQATATVASMLQDQGREFFWGVGTGENLNEHVTGQKWPPHHVRLEMLEEAVDVVRKLWTGDVVNHEGKHYTVERAQLYTTPDEAPPVVVSAYGEHAAQAAADLGDGFWSVGPQDVVSTFEEAGGEGHKFSQLTVCYAEDEDEAVETAHEYWPNSLVPGELSSELAIPKYFEQASQQVTKEDVREADSIVTDPDPQTHIDNVQKFVDAGYDHVYVHQIGPDQEKFFDFYKDEIVPEF; translated from the coding sequence ATGGTCGAGTTCGGTTACACCCTGTCCAGCGAGGAGCACGCACCAAACGACCTCGTCGACCACGCCGTCCGGGCCGAAGAGGTCGGCTTCGACTTCGTCTCCATCTCGGACCACTACCACCCGTGGATCAGCCAGCAGGGCCACGCGCCGTACGTCTGGACGACCCTCGGCGGCGTCGCGAACGCGACCGACGAGGTGGACGTGGGCGTCGGGGTCACCTGTCCCATCATCCGCTACGAACCGGCCATCCTCGCGCAGGCGACGGCGACGGTCGCCTCGATGCTCCAGGACCAGGGCCGGGAGTTCTTCTGGGGCGTCGGGACGGGCGAGAACTTGAACGAGCACGTGACCGGCCAGAAGTGGCCGCCCCACCACGTCCGACTGGAGATGCTGGAGGAGGCGGTCGACGTGGTCCGGAAGCTCTGGACCGGCGACGTGGTCAACCACGAGGGGAAACACTACACCGTCGAACGGGCCCAACTGTACACGACCCCCGACGAAGCGCCGCCGGTGGTCGTCTCGGCCTACGGCGAACACGCCGCGCAGGCGGCCGCCGACCTCGGCGACGGCTTCTGGTCGGTCGGACCTCAGGACGTGGTGAGCACCTTCGAGGAGGCCGGCGGCGAGGGCCACAAGTTCAGCCAACTGACGGTCTGCTACGCCGAGGACGAGGACGAGGCGGTCGAGACGGCCCACGAGTACTGGCCCAACAGCCTCGTCCCGGGCGAACTCAGCTCCGAACTCGCCATCCCGAAGTACTTCGAACAGGCCAGCCAGCAGGTCACGAAGGAGGACGTCCGGGAGGCCGACAGCATCGTCACCGACCCCGACCCGCAGACCCACATCGACAACGTCCAGAAGTTCGTCGACGCGGGCTACGACCACGTCTACGTCCACCAGATCGGCCCGGACCAGGAGAAGTTCTTCGACTTCTACAAGGACGAAATCGTGCCGGAGTTCTGA
- a CDS encoding DUF7344 domain-containing protein, translating into MSEKRLTPSTDEPSRAPPTPSEAFDALADSRRRRVCRLLLEHQSALALSDVADEVAAAEHDGRFADIPETAVARTYTSLYHTEIPRLADAGLLEYDQEVDAVAPTGHLESVAPLLDRAREYEKQASERDGASERK; encoded by the coding sequence ATGTCGGAGAAACGTCTCACACCCTCGACCGACGAACCGTCGAGAGCACCGCCGACCCCCAGCGAAGCGTTCGACGCGCTCGCCGACTCGAGGCGACGGCGGGTCTGTCGGCTCCTCCTCGAACACCAATCGGCGCTCGCGCTGAGCGACGTCGCCGACGAGGTCGCCGCGGCAGAGCACGACGGGCGCTTCGCCGACATCCCCGAAACCGCGGTTGCCCGGACGTACACGTCGCTGTACCACACCGAAATTCCGCGGCTCGCGGACGCCGGCCTGCTCGAATACGACCAGGAGGTGGACGCTGTCGCGCCCACCGGGCACCTCGAATCGGTCGCTCCGTTGCTCGACCGCGCCCGGGAGTACGAGAAGCAAGCGTCCGAGCGCGACGGTGCGTCCGAGCGGAAGTGA
- a CDS encoding DsbA family protein produces MSRERSRDARADSPEFSGESARALTRRRLLAVGGAAALGTVAGCTGTQDESGSGGTTARTTGENAGNGPGSTATTEDAGALLGGHPAATMLDAQPRLGPAPTDAEGVVVAFEDPSCPRCAAFERRTVSKLRERHPDRVSVVFWCYPVVYPWGKPASQAIESAFAREVGSMGSGKEMSDGTTMNESGTTMADETTTGGARYGAEQGSVATWKLIRHYFENQSRFDEGNVLDLTREFLATETDLDADAVVADAAAKKHDDAVQADLSAGEEAGAGSTTPTVFLFRDGEFRTSAKGSVSFDVITSALGL; encoded by the coding sequence ATGTCACGCGAACGTTCACGCGACGCTCGCGCCGACTCGCCGGAGTTCTCCGGCGAGTCCGCGCGGGCCTTGACGCGTCGTCGCCTGTTGGCCGTCGGCGGCGCGGCGGCGCTCGGAACCGTCGCTGGCTGTACCGGAACGCAGGACGAAAGCGGCTCCGGCGGGACGACCGCAAGAACGACCGGCGAAAACGCCGGAAACGGACCCGGTAGCACCGCGACCACGGAAGACGCCGGCGCACTTCTCGGCGGCCACCCTGCGGCTACGATGCTCGACGCTCAGCCCCGACTCGGCCCCGCGCCGACCGACGCCGAGGGCGTCGTCGTCGCGTTCGAGGACCCCTCTTGTCCCCGGTGTGCGGCGTTCGAGAGACGGACCGTGTCGAAGCTTCGCGAGCGACACCCCGACCGCGTCTCGGTGGTGTTCTGGTGCTACCCGGTGGTGTACCCCTGGGGGAAACCCGCCAGCCAGGCCATCGAGTCGGCGTTCGCCCGCGAGGTCGGGTCGATGGGGTCCGGGAAGGAGATGAGCGACGGAACGACGATGAACGAGTCGGGGACGACGATGGCCGACGAGACGACGACCGGCGGCGCGCGGTACGGGGCCGAACAGGGGTCGGTGGCGACCTGGAAGCTGATTCGCCACTACTTCGAGAACCAGTCGCGCTTCGACGAGGGCAACGTCCTCGACCTGACCCGAGAATTCCTCGCGACGGAAACCGACCTCGACGCCGACGCCGTGGTGGCCGACGCAGCGGCCAAGAAACACGACGACGCCGTGCAGGCCGACCTCTCTGCCGGCGAGGAGGCGGGCGCCGGGTCGACGACACCGACGGTGTTCCTGTTCCGCGACGGCGAGTTCCGGACCAGCGCGAAGGGGAGCGTCAGTTTTGACGTGATCACGAGCGCGCTCGGGCTATGA
- a CDS encoding DUF4349 domain-containing protein, with amino-acid sequence MPMSKRRWALALAVAALVVLAGCSGSSGDAGSMSGGGAPQTASADAGSNSKATGSNGERAFQSQNLVLQQRTLIRTGRVDLRVDDFEASRRNLTREVRALGGFVSDSSVQVRGTENRSWRTGRVVFRVPKENFSTFLSRAKAEGRVEQSNTKSEDVTEKLVDLEARLKNLRAQRERLRALYQDANDTSTVLEVQQRLSEVQSEIERIEARRKSLRQRVAYSTVTVNLRESSPDAPYAEHRSWYETGLLAAFLESVNGVGVVLRGLAVGTAYAAPYVLAFGVPVGGVLAAWRRFG; translated from the coding sequence ATGCCGATGTCAAAGCGTCGATGGGCGCTCGCGCTCGCGGTGGCCGCGCTCGTCGTCCTCGCCGGATGCTCGGGGAGCAGCGGCGACGCCGGGTCGATGAGCGGGGGCGGCGCGCCCCAGACTGCGAGCGCCGACGCGGGTTCGAATTCGAAAGCGACGGGCTCGAACGGCGAACGGGCGTTTCAGAGCCAGAACCTCGTCCTCCAGCAGCGCACGTTGATACGAACCGGCAGGGTCGACCTGCGAGTCGACGACTTCGAGGCGTCGCGCCGGAACCTCACCCGTGAGGTGCGAGCGCTCGGCGGGTTCGTCAGCGACTCGTCGGTCCAAGTTCGGGGCACCGAGAACCGGTCGTGGCGGACCGGTCGTGTCGTCTTCCGCGTGCCGAAGGAGAACTTCTCAACGTTCCTCTCCCGGGCGAAGGCCGAGGGTCGCGTCGAGCAGTCGAACACGAAGTCCGAGGACGTGACCGAGAAACTGGTCGACCTCGAAGCACGGCTGAAGAACCTGCGCGCCCAGCGCGAGCGACTCCGGGCGCTCTACCAGGACGCCAACGATACCAGTACCGTCCTCGAAGTCCAACAGCGCCTCTCGGAGGTCCAGTCGGAGATCGAACGGATCGAAGCCCGGCGCAAGTCCCTGCGCCAGCGGGTCGCCTATTCGACGGTCACCGTGAACTTGCGCGAGTCGTCGCCCGACGCCCCGTACGCCGAACACCGGTCGTGGTACGAGACGGGACTGCTGGCGGCGTTCCTCGAATCGGTGAACGGCGTCGGCGTCGTCCTCCGCGGGCTGGCGGTCGGAACGGCCTACGCCGCGCCGTACGTGCTGGCGTTCGGCGTCCCGGTCGGTGGCGTTCTGGCGGCGTGGCGTCGATTCGGATAG
- a CDS encoding phosphotransferase family protein has protein sequence MDERLAAALDAAFTDREVTELGSTGPSWNDHNRTVRVEFADGRAAYLKYATDGDGSRVARERAVLEYVGANSEVPVPTVLASDADGTPLERGDGAVPYLSTAPVRGANLLDRWSGASPDERAALAWEVGAALAGVHERRFDGHGHVVGGGAGGLELRTGPWTGVLVDKIGEMRAMAPADRFDHHFDEVAAAVEANRDLLDDAPAALLHGDTAQPNCFRGESGVGFLDWEIAHVGDPARDLHRACDQQFGSLRGDAPEELTSALYEGYRERAGGLPDGYEDRRPVYEAVRFLGTSGYVEKVAEYADEPVEELAAWVDEEMDRRLAAIR, from the coding sequence ATGGACGAACGGCTCGCTGCGGCGCTCGACGCCGCGTTCACCGACCGCGAAGTCACCGAGTTGGGGTCGACCGGCCCCTCCTGGAACGACCATAATCGGACGGTCCGGGTCGAGTTCGCCGACGGACGGGCGGCGTACCTGAAGTACGCGACCGACGGAGACGGCTCGCGAGTCGCGCGCGAGCGGGCGGTGCTGGAGTACGTCGGCGCGAACTCCGAGGTCCCCGTGCCGACGGTGCTCGCGAGCGACGCCGATGGGACGCCGCTCGAAAGAGGCGACGGGGCAGTCCCGTACCTCTCGACGGCCCCGGTTCGGGGAGCGAATCTTCTCGACCGCTGGTCCGGCGCGAGTCCGGACGAACGAGCGGCGCTGGCCTGGGAGGTCGGCGCGGCCCTCGCGGGCGTCCACGAACGACGCTTCGACGGTCACGGCCACGTCGTCGGCGGCGGAGCCGGCGGCCTCGAACTCAGGACGGGACCGTGGACCGGCGTCCTCGTGGACAAAATCGGGGAGATGCGCGCGATGGCACCCGCCGACCGCTTCGACCACCACTTCGACGAGGTGGCCGCGGCCGTCGAGGCGAACCGCGACCTGCTGGACGACGCCCCCGCGGCGTTGCTCCACGGCGACACCGCCCAGCCGAACTGCTTTCGCGGCGAGTCGGGCGTCGGCTTCCTCGACTGGGAGATCGCCCACGTCGGCGACCCTGCCAGGGACCTCCACCGGGCGTGCGACCAGCAGTTCGGTTCACTCCGCGGCGACGCCCCCGAGGAGCTAACGTCCGCGTTGTACGAGGGCTACCGCGAGCGGGCGGGCGGCCTGCCGGACGGCTACGAAGACAGGCGACCGGTCTACGAGGCGGTCCGGTTCTTGGGCACCTCGGGATACGTTGAGAAGGTCGCCGAGTACGCCGACGAACCGGTCGAGGAACTCGCGGCGTGGGTCGACGAGGAGATGGACCGGCGACTCGCCGCGATTCGGTGA
- a CDS encoding metal-dependent hydrolase: protein MKLTWYGHSTWHVEVGDTELLIDPFFDNPKTDTDPEELDPDYLLLTHGHADHIGDVDRYEGTELVATPEVVEYCRDEYGDFDAVAGTGMNLGGTVECDDAFVTMVRADHTNGLDTSYGTSGGVPAGFVISDTKPTQVSDEESQTFYHAGDTSLQTEMRDVIGPFLEPDAMAVPIGDHFTMGPWQAAVAVDWVDPDVAFPMHYDTFPPIEQDPEDFAEEVKAAGSDVEVRVLEGDETYDLEEELGY from the coding sequence ATGAAACTCACCTGGTACGGCCACTCGACGTGGCACGTCGAAGTCGGCGACACGGAACTTCTCATCGACCCGTTCTTCGACAACCCCAAGACCGACACCGACCCCGAGGAACTCGACCCCGACTACCTCCTGCTCACCCACGGCCACGCCGACCACATCGGAGACGTGGACCGCTACGAGGGGACCGAACTCGTCGCGACCCCCGAGGTCGTCGAGTACTGCCGCGACGAGTACGGCGACTTCGACGCGGTCGCCGGGACGGGGATGAACCTCGGCGGCACCGTCGAGTGCGACGACGCCTTCGTGACGATGGTCCGGGCCGACCACACCAACGGCCTGGACACCAGTTACGGCACCTCCGGGGGCGTGCCCGCCGGCTTCGTCATCAGTGACACCAAGCCCACGCAGGTCTCCGACGAGGAGAGCCAGACGTTCTACCACGCGGGCGACACCAGCCTCCAGACCGAGATGCGCGACGTCATCGGCCCGTTCCTCGAACCCGACGCCATGGCGGTGCCCATCGGCGACCACTTCACCATGGGGCCGTGGCAGGCGGCCGTCGCGGTCGACTGGGTCGACCCCGACGTGGCGTTCCCGATGCACTACGACACCTTCCCGCCGATAGAGCAGGACCCCGAGGACTTCGCCGAAGAGGTGAAGGCCGCCGGGAGCGACGTCGAGGTTCGCGTCCTCGAAGGCGACGAGACGTACGACCTCGAAGAGGAACTCGGCTACTGA
- a CDS encoding OsmC family protein gives MPKEATTVSEEGYASENDIRDFSITIDATGEDAPDTLEALIASYGSCYVPALRVAAEQRDVGDLGRVEIDARGSLNDDDKLDAVAFTVRTEAEMDDDQSQQVVERANELCKVHDALKSDLEADVTVEGGAF, from the coding sequence ATGCCCAAGGAAGCCACCACCGTCTCCGAGGAGGGGTACGCGAGCGAGAACGACATCCGAGACTTCTCGATCACCATCGACGCGACGGGCGAGGACGCGCCCGACACGCTCGAAGCGCTGATCGCGTCCTACGGCTCGTGTTACGTCCCCGCGCTCCGCGTGGCCGCCGAACAGCGCGACGTTGGCGACCTCGGTCGCGTCGAAATCGACGCGCGCGGCTCCCTCAACGACGACGACAAGCTCGACGCTGTCGCGTTCACCGTCCGGACCGAGGCGGAGATGGACGACGACCAGTCCCAACAGGTCGTCGAGCGCGCCAACGAACTCTGCAAGGTCCACGACGCGCTGAAGAGCGACCTCGAAGCTGACGTCACGGTCGAAGGCGGCGCGTTCTGA